The Prionailurus viverrinus isolate Anna chromosome B1, UM_Priviv_1.0, whole genome shotgun sequence genome includes the window aacCCAAACTAAATGCAGCTCCAGCTCAACTTCCCCTCAGCCACATCCCCAAATGCTCTTGGCCACTTAATGCTACTCCACATGAGGGATGTGCAAAGGAGGGCAAATTAGAGCAGGAAGAGACAGCAGTCTTAGCTGATGGGTAAAATAACTAATTtttgcaaaacataaaaatatcatcATATGAACACATTGTTAGGGCTGTTCTCAGGGTCCTGAAGGGTCCCATACAAGCAGAGGGCTCTGAAGCATCAACTACATGGCAGATCTGCCTTTGCCAATACCATGCTCATCATCCAAAAAAGGCACTATCAATTATTTCTGATAACCTTTGCTAACTGAACTCAATTccaaaaaaatctatttgaaacATGTCTATATATACAGTTCAGCACAGAATATACTTACAAATGGAATACATTTCCAGTTGCTGTCTTAAACGAATTTTGCTTATTGTGTCATAAAAGCTGGGCTCTGATAAAGTTTCTGCTGTAGGTGGCACGCTGAATATCctcataattttccttttgttcctaaaacacaaaaccaataCAGAAGAGAGATCTGTATTAATATCTATTGGACTGTAACGAACTCAGGACCATAGTAATCAGCAGATACATCACAAggacttaaggggtgcctgggtggctcagatggctaAATGTCCGACCTgggctcactcaggtcatgatcttgtgaattgtgagttcgagcccccattgggctctgtgctgacagtgcagagtctacttgggattctctctctctctctctctctctctctctctctctgcccctcatccacttgcattctctctctctcgctctgaaaataaataaactttaaaaaaaaggacttaaGTAACAATGCGCTCATTTCTTTTGTATCTGTAAGATGCTTCCTTGGctcaaatgttctttctttccttaaaaaccaCGAAGCTATACATGTATAGCCACAGGgctctaagaaagaaaagaaagctgaaaacaTCCCTGTAATACAACAAAGAGATGTACTTTCATTGCACTTCCACTCCTTCCTCTCACCAAAAGCCAAATACTGTATGGGAAAATGCATAAACAAGAAAACATCttatttttctcctccctctggtGTCATCCAAATAAAGCTAAATTACTGGGTTAGCAAATAAACAGAATGGGAGTAGAccttaattttggaaaataatgatCACCATATTTCTTAAATACAATTGCATAACCTTAGCGGGTCCATCTACTTAAAACTAACAACAGTATGTCTCTGCTTTTAAAACAGGAGGGTCGGGGGGGGACGTGGTGGCTATTTTTGGAAGAAAGCTGTTACCTGCAAGTAAACTGGCGATGGTGTGTGGAGCCTTCTCTCAGCCACCCTGGAGTCCAGGCTGTCAATGGGCCAGCTGCTCCAGGGGTCATGTGGCTGGAAAGGCAAACCTGCCTGTCTGAGAAGAAGTGCGAGTTCTGACCTGCTCTCCAGGCCAAACATCAAttattttttgattactaattaatTTGAACTAtctaatgccttttaaaaaaatttacatttatttatttaaattcaagttagttaacatacagtagagtattggttttaggaatagaacccaatgattcattatttatataacccccagtgctcatcccaagtgccctccttaatgcctatcacccatttagcccatctctccACTCACCTTCCCTctagcaacccccagtttgttctctgtatttaaaagtctcatacggtttgcctccctctgtttttatcttatttttccttcccttgccctatgttcatctgtcatgtttcttaaattctacatgagtgaaattatatatctatctttttctgactgacttattctacttagcataatacactctagttccatccacattgttgcaaatggcaaggtttcattatttttgattgctgagtagtattccattgtatatatataccacacttctttatccattcatcagccgatggacatttgggctctttccatactttcgttattgttgataatgctgttataaacattggggtgcgtataccccttcaaatcagcatttttgtatcctttggataaatacctagtagcgcaattgctgggtggtagggtagttctatttttaattttttgagaagcctccatactgttttccagagtggctgcagcagtttgcattcctaccagcagtgaaaaagagttcccctttctctgcatcctcaccaacatctgttattgcctgagttgttaattttagccatcctgatgggagtgaggtggtatctcattgtggttttgatttgtatttccctgattatgagtgatgtggagcatcatctgcatatcttctgtggaaaagtgtctattcatgtcttctgcccatttcttcactggattatttgtttttgtgtgttgaatttgataagttctttatagattttggatactaactctttatctgattaggtcatttgcaaacatcttctcccattccatcagttgccttttagttttcctgactttccttcactgtgcagcagctttttattttaataaggtcccaatagttcatttttgctttggtttcccttgccttctgagacatgtctagtaaggagttgctgtggccaaggtcaaaaaggttgttgactgctttctcctctaggattttgatggcttcctgtcttacatttcggtctttcatccattttgagtttatttttgtccatggtataagaaagcggtccagtttcattcttctgcatgtcactgtccagttctcccattaccatttgctgaagagactgtcttttttttccactggatactcttttctactttgtcaaagattagttggccatacgtttgtgggtccatttctgggttctctattctgttccattgatctatgtgtttttgtgctagtaccatactgtcttgatgactacagctttgtaatacagcttgaagtccagaattgtgatgcctccatctttgcttttctttttcaacattactttgactattcaggatcttttgtggttc containing:
- the SMIM19 gene encoding small integral membrane protein 19 isoform X1, with the translated sequence MPGGYGVMGDDGSMDYSVHEAWNEATNVYLVVILVSFVLFMYAKSHMTPGAAGPLTAWTPGWLREGSTHHRQFTCRNKRKIMRIFSVPPTAETLSEPSFYDTISKIRLRQQLEMYSISRKYDYQQPQNQADSVQLSLE
- the SMIM19 gene encoding small integral membrane protein 19 isoform X2, translated to MALWITVFMRPGMKPPMFTCHMTPGAAGPLTAWTPGWLREGSTHHRQFTCRNKRKIMRIFSVPPTAETLSEPSFYDTISKIRLRQQLEMYSISRKYDYQQPQNQADSVQLSLE